A genomic stretch from Anaerosporomusa subterranea includes:
- a CDS encoding MFS transporter → MTDQMKEQIIMRKVSWRLIPVLIAAYILCYLDRVNLSYAALQMNQELALTATAFGWGAGIFFLGYFLFEVPSNLALQKYGARFWIARIMVSWGLLSAMMAFIGSSTSFIIVRFLLGAAEAGFFPGVILYLTYWFPERYRAIITSRFMFGVPGALLIGSPISSWILGMDGIGGVAGWRWLFILEGIPTVLMGFFVYYYLTDIPAHAKWLEPDERNWLQGEIDRERAKVESKKKLSLKDALLNPHVLALGFVYFTVQVGIYGVNMWLPQIMKTFTFLSTIQIGFIAAIPFAAAAIGMLILGKSSDRRQERKWHLIFTLVLGAVGLIGSAYFGANAVLTILLLSISSIGLYSSMPIFWTIPPTFLTGSAAAGGIALINSLGNIGGFAGPFTVGWIKDSTGNFMYGLIALGVWVFIGCICAYITYRNVQQVKEAPVATVVSGHV, encoded by the coding sequence ATGACTGATCAAATGAAAGAACAGATTATTATGCGCAAAGTCTCGTGGCGCCTGATTCCAGTCTTAATTGCAGCCTATATCTTATGCTATTTGGACCGTGTCAATCTAAGCTATGCCGCATTGCAAATGAATCAGGAGCTGGCGCTGACGGCAACTGCCTTCGGCTGGGGAGCAGGCATATTTTTTCTCGGTTACTTCCTTTTCGAAGTGCCAAGCAACTTGGCTCTTCAAAAGTATGGCGCGCGTTTTTGGATCGCCCGGATTATGGTTAGCTGGGGTTTATTATCAGCAATGATGGCTTTTATTGGCAGCAGTACCAGTTTTATTATCGTAAGGTTTTTGCTTGGCGCTGCCGAAGCAGGCTTTTTCCCTGGCGTCATTCTCTACCTGACCTATTGGTTTCCCGAGCGTTACCGGGCTATTATTACCTCCCGGTTTATGTTTGGCGTGCCTGGCGCTCTCTTAATCGGCTCGCCGATCTCTAGCTGGATTTTAGGAATGGATGGTATTGGCGGAGTCGCCGGCTGGCGCTGGCTGTTTATTCTGGAAGGGATTCCGACCGTGTTGATGGGCTTTTTCGTCTATTATTATCTGACAGACATTCCAGCCCATGCAAAGTGGCTGGAGCCTGACGAACGCAACTGGCTGCAGGGAGAAATTGACCGTGAGCGGGCAAAAGTCGAATCCAAGAAAAAGCTCTCGCTAAAAGATGCGCTGTTGAATCCGCACGTGCTGGCGCTGGGGTTTGTCTATTTTACCGTTCAGGTTGGTATTTATGGCGTGAATATGTGGCTGCCACAAATCATGAAAACATTCACCTTTTTAAGCACGATACAAATCGGATTTATTGCCGCTATTCCATTTGCCGCTGCCGCCATCGGCATGCTGATCCTGGGAAAAAGCTCTGATCGCCGTCAGGAACGGAAATGGCACTTGATCTTTACTCTCGTGTTAGGGGCGGTAGGCCTGATCGGCAGCGCGTATTTTGGCGCCAATGCGGTATTGACGATCCTGCTGCTGTCGATATCAAGTATCGGCCTGTATTCATCGATGCCGATATTCTGGACGATTCCCCCGACTTTCCTGACCGGCTCTGCGGCGGCGGGCGGTATCGCGCTGATTAACTCACTCGGCAACATTGGCGGCTTTGCCGGCCCATTCACCGTCGGCTGGATTAAAGACTCGACCGGTAATTTTATGTATGGCTTAATCGCTCTTGGCGTTTGGGTGTTTATCGGCTGTATCTGCGCCTATATCACTTATCGTAATGTTCAGCAGGTAAAAGAGGCTCCTGTTGCTACTGTAGTCAGCGGACATGTTTGA
- a CDS encoding FAD-binding oxidoreductase codes for MNHFNPVTPALVADLKNVLGERFVSLDPDKLEAYKTDEEANPKYHHLPDVVVFPETTEQVAAIVRLANQYVVPVTPRGAGTGLAGGAIPVFGGIVLVLDRMDKILEFNEDSLYVVTQAGVRTHEIQQKAKSRGLLYAGDPCSSDSCQIGGNVVTNAGGNRAVKYGTTRDQVYSMEVVTPEGEIVTVGSRLAKKSTGYALEQLIAGSEGTLGIVTQVTLKLKPLPPHTMDMLAIFTNMEQALSLPNQIVKAGLSPMSMEFMDNKALRSCARYIKVDLPYATKDGLYVIITVDGLTEDEIDRKAEMLDEICTAGGAVELLMADEDRIWKARRNFAEAARADSLVYYAEDIVVPVDKIAELMQKLPELESKFGIATTTAAHIGDGNIHVNALKGDIPDAVWNAKLDEFHQELYGFVYQLGGRLSGEHGIGSKKVKEMEMFTHPVELKLMRAIKKAIDPMGILNPGKIFN; via the coding sequence ATGAACCATTTCAATCCTGTGACCCCTGCGTTGGTAGCAGATCTAAAAAATGTATTGGGAGAACGTTTTGTATCACTTGATCCTGACAAGCTGGAAGCGTACAAAACCGATGAAGAAGCAAATCCGAAGTATCACCATTTGCCTGACGTTGTGGTTTTTCCGGAAACTACCGAGCAGGTTGCGGCAATTGTCCGGCTGGCCAATCAATATGTCGTACCGGTGACGCCGCGCGGCGCGGGCACCGGTTTGGCGGGTGGCGCGATTCCCGTCTTCGGCGGTATTGTTCTCGTCCTGGATCGGATGGACAAAATTCTCGAATTCAATGAAGATTCTTTGTATGTAGTCACACAAGCTGGCGTGCGGACTCACGAGATTCAACAGAAAGCAAAAAGCCGGGGACTCCTGTATGCCGGAGATCCCTGCAGCAGTGATAGCTGTCAAATCGGCGGCAATGTCGTCACCAACGCCGGCGGCAACCGGGCTGTAAAATATGGCACGACCCGGGATCAGGTATATTCGATGGAAGTAGTGACACCGGAGGGGGAGATCGTAACTGTCGGCAGTCGCCTGGCCAAAAAAAGCACCGGCTATGCCCTTGAGCAATTAATCGCCGGTTCAGAAGGCACGTTGGGAATCGTGACCCAGGTGACACTCAAGCTCAAGCCGCTACCGCCGCATACCATGGATATGCTGGCCATCTTTACAAATATGGAGCAAGCGCTCAGCCTGCCGAACCAGATCGTTAAAGCCGGTCTCAGCCCGATGTCGATGGAGTTTATGGATAATAAAGCTCTGCGCAGCTGTGCCCGTTATATCAAGGTGGATTTGCCGTATGCCACAAAGGATGGCCTTTATGTAATCATCACTGTCGATGGCCTTACTGAAGATGAAATTGACCGCAAAGCGGAAATGCTGGACGAAATCTGTACAGCAGGCGGTGCTGTTGAATTGTTAATGGCTGATGAAGACCGGATTTGGAAAGCGAGAAGAAACTTCGCCGAAGCGGCGCGGGCCGACAGTCTGGTCTATTACGCCGAAGATATTGTCGTACCTGTCGATAAAATCGCTGAGCTCATGCAGAAGCTGCCTGAACTGGAATCAAAATTCGGCATAGCGACAACAACAGCAGCCCATATCGGAGACGGCAATATCCACGTCAACGCCTTGAAAGGCGATATTCCTGATGCAGTCTGGAATGCCAAGCTCGATGAATTTCACCAAGAACTGTATGGATTTGTCTATCAATTAGGAGGGAGGTTATCAGGAGAGCACGGCATTGGATCAAAAAAGGTGAAGGAAATGGAGATGTTTACCCACCCGGTGGAGCTAAAGCTGATGCGGGCGATAAAGAAAGCGATTGACCCCATGGGCATCCTGAATCCTGGTAAGATTTTTAACTAA
- the nifJ gene encoding pyruvate:ferredoxin (flavodoxin) oxidoreductase, whose amino-acid sequence MSKRMQKTMDGNTAAAHVSYAFTEVAAIYPITPSSQMAELVDEWSTQGRKNIFGERVRVVQLQSEGGAAGTLHGALQAGALTTTYTASQGLLLMIPNMYKIAGELLPGVFHVSARALAANALSIFGDHQDVMATRQTGFAILASSSVQEAMDLGAVAHLAAIKGRIPFLHFFDGFRTSHEIQKIDVLDYDDLAKLIDQAALGEFRSRALNPDHPVARGTTQNPDIYFQTREAVNTFYNELPAIIDQYLQEINKLTGRNYQFFTYLGAPDADQIIVAMGSSCDAIEETVNYLNAQGEKVGLVKVHVYRPFLVDRFLASVPAGVKKIAVLDRTKEPGAAGDPLYLDVRNAFFDSKAAPVIVGGRYGLGSKDFTPAHIAAVFENLKHDTPKNQFTVSITDDVTFTSLPEYPAEIDPTPANTKACKFWGLGADGTVGANKSAIKIIGDHTDLYAQGYFAYDSKKSGGVTVSHLRFGRQPIQSSYLIAKADFIACHNQAYVHQYDLLAGLKPGGIFLLNCLWTQAELDEHLPAAMKQYLANHNIRFYIINAVKIAADLGLGGRINMVMQAAFFKLSQVIPLADAAAYLRDFVDEAYGKQGNAVVEMNYAAIEKGFESIIRVEVPAVWSDAAQTEKAAAVEMPAFIKNMLIPMNRQQGDMIPVSTLRGSEDGSFPLGTTAWEKRGIAIQVPEWQADLCIQCNHCSFVCPHAVIRPVLATEAELSHAPVGLMSKPAIGMAGLQFHLAVSAQDCTGCGNCVDVCPAKAKALVMKPFEAQRSQAEANWNFTRTLPQKALPENQKLTVKGSQFAQPLNEFSGACAGCGETPYAKLVTQLFGDRMMIANAAGCSTVWGASAPAVSYTVNSRGHGPAWGFSLFEDNAEYGFGMYLGTEQIRQTLTSSIESALRENISNELRNCLQQWLEHKDEGGGTRDRADRLIAALETEKSADPLLNEIYRHRDFLVKRSHWVFGGDGWAYDIGFGGLDHVLAAGEDVNVLVFDTEVYSNTGGQSSKATPTASIAQFAAGGKKMRKKDLGLMAMSYGYVYVAQIAMGADKNQTLKAIAEAEAYPGPSLIIAYAPCVNHGISAGMGKSQTQAKRAVEAGYWSLYRYNPQLKAQGKNPFQLDSKEPTASFQEFVKSEVRYSALLRQFPDTANSQLEQAEHDAAERLAVYKQLAKMN is encoded by the coding sequence ATGTCAAAACGTATGCAGAAAACAATGGATGGAAATACCGCGGCTGCTCATGTTTCTTACGCATTTACCGAGGTAGCTGCTATTTATCCAATCACACCTTCGTCGCAGATGGCCGAATTAGTAGATGAGTGGTCCACTCAAGGGAGAAAAAACATTTTCGGCGAGCGTGTGCGAGTTGTGCAATTACAATCCGAAGGCGGCGCAGCCGGTACGCTGCATGGCGCCTTGCAGGCAGGGGCTTTGACAACAACCTATACGGCATCGCAAGGCCTGCTGTTGATGATTCCTAATATGTATAAAATTGCCGGCGAGTTGCTGCCGGGTGTTTTTCATGTCAGCGCACGGGCTCTGGCAGCCAACGCACTGAGCATTTTTGGCGACCATCAAGACGTCATGGCTACCCGGCAAACAGGCTTTGCTATTTTAGCCTCCAGCAGTGTGCAGGAAGCGATGGATTTGGGTGCGGTAGCTCATTTGGCGGCGATTAAAGGCAGAATTCCGTTCCTGCATTTCTTTGATGGCTTCCGGACATCTCACGAGATTCAAAAGATCGACGTTCTTGACTATGACGATCTGGCAAAACTGATCGACCAGGCTGCACTTGGCGAATTTAGAAGCCGGGCGCTGAATCCTGATCATCCTGTTGCCCGCGGCACAACCCAAAATCCGGATATCTACTTTCAGACCCGTGAAGCAGTCAATACGTTTTATAACGAATTGCCTGCTATTATTGATCAATATTTACAGGAAATCAACAAATTGACTGGCCGGAATTATCAGTTTTTTACATATTTAGGTGCGCCGGATGCTGACCAGATTATCGTTGCTATGGGGTCAAGCTGCGATGCGATTGAGGAAACGGTGAATTACCTGAATGCACAGGGTGAAAAGGTGGGCTTGGTCAAGGTTCATGTGTATCGTCCATTTTTGGTCGACCGGTTCTTGGCAAGTGTTCCGGCCGGTGTGAAAAAAATTGCGGTTCTGGATCGTACCAAAGAACCGGGCGCTGCCGGTGACCCGCTGTATCTTGATGTCCGGAATGCGTTCTTTGACAGCAAGGCTGCTCCGGTCATTGTCGGCGGCCGCTACGGCTTAGGGTCGAAAGACTTTACGCCTGCTCATATTGCGGCAGTATTTGAAAATCTCAAACACGATACACCGAAAAATCAGTTTACCGTCAGTATTACCGATGATGTAACCTTTACCTCGTTGCCCGAGTATCCCGCTGAGATTGATCCTACGCCGGCGAATACCAAAGCCTGTAAATTCTGGGGACTGGGCGCCGATGGAACCGTAGGCGCCAACAAGAGCGCGATCAAGATTATCGGCGACCATACTGACCTGTATGCCCAAGGCTATTTTGCCTATGATTCGAAAAAGTCCGGCGGAGTTACCGTCTCCCATCTGCGTTTTGGCAGGCAGCCGATTCAGTCCTCCTACCTGATCGCCAAAGCGGATTTCATTGCCTGTCATAATCAGGCCTATGTCCATCAATATGATTTGCTGGCTGGTTTAAAACCAGGCGGTATCTTTTTGCTGAACTGTCTCTGGACGCAGGCCGAACTGGATGAACATTTGCCAGCCGCCATGAAACAATATCTGGCGAACCACAATATTCGCTTCTATATCATAAACGCGGTCAAAATCGCTGCCGATCTGGGACTCGGCGGACGGATCAACATGGTCATGCAGGCCGCGTTTTTCAAACTATCCCAAGTCATTCCGCTCGCGGACGCCGCAGCCTACCTGCGGGATTTTGTTGACGAGGCCTATGGCAAACAAGGTAATGCTGTGGTTGAAATGAACTATGCGGCAATTGAAAAAGGCTTTGAATCCATTATCCGGGTGGAAGTGCCTGCGGTCTGGTCTGATGCCGCCCAGACAGAAAAAGCTGCGGCAGTGGAAATGCCTGCATTTATCAAGAACATGTTGATTCCGATGAACCGTCAGCAAGGAGATATGATTCCTGTCAGTACTTTAAGAGGCAGTGAGGATGGCAGTTTTCCGCTTGGCACTACCGCCTGGGAGAAGCGCGGCATCGCGATTCAGGTGCCGGAGTGGCAAGCTGATTTGTGTATCCAGTGCAACCATTGTTCTTTTGTCTGCCCGCATGCTGTCATCCGCCCGGTATTGGCAACAGAAGCGGAGCTAAGCCATGCGCCGGTCGGACTGATGAGTAAACCGGCGATTGGCATGGCAGGACTCCAGTTCCATTTGGCAGTGTCCGCGCAAGACTGCACCGGCTGCGGAAACTGTGTGGATGTCTGTCCGGCAAAAGCAAAAGCGCTGGTCATGAAACCATTCGAGGCGCAACGCTCCCAGGCTGAAGCAAATTGGAACTTCACGAGAACTCTGCCGCAAAAAGCATTACCGGAAAATCAAAAGCTCACAGTCAAGGGCAGTCAGTTCGCACAGCCATTGAATGAATTCTCCGGCGCCTGCGCCGGTTGTGGCGAGACTCCTTATGCCAAGCTGGTTACGCAGCTGTTTGGCGACCGGATGATGATTGCCAATGCGGCAGGCTGCTCAACCGTTTGGGGGGCAAGCGCTCCGGCGGTTTCCTATACCGTAAACTCGCGCGGTCATGGTCCTGCCTGGGGCTTCTCGCTATTTGAAGATAACGCCGAATATGGCTTTGGCATGTACCTGGGGACTGAGCAAATCCGGCAGACCTTAACCAGTTCAATAGAAAGCGCCTTGCGGGAAAACATCAGCAATGAATTAAGGAATTGTCTGCAGCAGTGGCTGGAACACAAAGACGAGGGCGGCGGGACCCGGGACCGGGCGGATCGCTTGATTGCCGCTTTAGAGACGGAAAAGAGCGCCGATCCGCTATTGAATGAGATCTATCGGCACCGGGATTTCCTGGTTAAGCGTTCGCACTGGGTGTTTGGCGGCGATGGCTGGGCTTATGATATCGGCTTTGGCGGCCTGGATCATGTGCTGGCTGCTGGCGAAGATGTCAATGTACTGGTATTTGACACCGAAGTGTATTCAAACACCGGCGGGCAGTCGTCGAAAGCGACGCCCACCGCGTCCATCGCTCAGTTCGCCGCCGGCGGCAAAAAGATGCGGAAAAAGGACCTTGGGCTAATGGCGATGTCCTATGGCTATGTCTATGTGGCGCAAATTGCCATGGGCGCTGATAAAAATCAGACTCTCAAGGCCATTGCCGAGGCAGAAGCCTATCCCGGCCCATCACTCATCATTGCCTATGCGCCGTGTGTAAATCACGGAATCAGCGCCGGAATGGGGAAAAGCCAGACGCAGGCGAAACGGGCCGTGGAAGCCGGATACTGGTCACTGTATCGCTACAATCCTCAGTTAAAGGCTCAAGGCAAAAATCCATTCCAGTTGGACTCGAAAGAGCCGACAGCCAGTTTCCAGGAATTTGTCAAGAGTGAAGTCCGTTACTCGGCGCTGCTGCGGCAATTTCCCGATACCGCGAACTCTCAACTCGAACAGGCGGAGCATGATGCGGCAGAGCGACTGGCTGTGTATAAACAACTGGCAAAGATGAATTAA
- a CDS encoding 4-hydroxyphenylacetate 3-hydroxylase family protein, which yields MSMKTAQQYEDSLRELHFKVYLQGELITNPVDHPIIRPSMNSVKMTYALAEEPEYQDLMTATSHLSGKKINRFCHLHQSADDLVKKVKMQRLLGQKTAACFQRCVGMDAINAVDSTTFEIDKKLGTTYHERFTRFLLNMQEQDWTVDGAMTDPKGDRSLSPSKQADPDLFVHVVEKRADGIVVSGAKAHQTGALNSHMILVMPTIAMGREDTDYAVSFAAPADAEGIFYIYGRQSCDTRKLEGGDIDVGNKQFGGHETLMVFDNVFIPWDHVFMCGETEFSGMLVERFAGYHRQSYGGCKVGVGDVLIGATALAADYNGAAKATHIKDKLIEMTHLNETLYACGIACSAEGCKTASGTYLIDLLLANVCKQNVTRFPYEIARLAEDIAGGLMVTMPSEHDLRHPEIGKVVEKYFKGVANIPTEQRLRILRLIENITLGTAAVGYRTESMHGAGSPQAQRVMIARQGNLEKKKELAKAIAGISPE from the coding sequence ATGTCAATGAAAACCGCTCAACAATACGAAGACAGTCTGCGGGAACTTCATTTCAAGGTCTATTTGCAGGGTGAACTCATCACGAATCCCGTAGACCACCCCATCATTCGGCCATCAATGAATTCCGTCAAAATGACCTATGCGTTAGCCGAAGAACCGGAATACCAAGACCTCATGACAGCAACGTCACATCTCAGCGGCAAAAAAATCAACCGCTTCTGTCACCTCCATCAAAGCGCCGATGACCTCGTCAAAAAAGTAAAAATGCAAAGGCTGCTGGGTCAGAAAACAGCCGCTTGCTTCCAACGCTGCGTCGGCATGGACGCCATCAACGCGGTGGACAGCACAACCTTTGAAATCGATAAAAAACTGGGCACTACCTATCATGAGCGCTTTACCAGATTCCTGCTGAACATGCAGGAGCAAGACTGGACAGTGGACGGAGCGATGACCGATCCGAAAGGCGACCGCAGTTTATCGCCCAGCAAGCAGGCCGACCCTGATCTTTTTGTCCATGTTGTGGAAAAGAGAGCGGATGGTATCGTGGTCAGCGGCGCCAAAGCCCACCAGACCGGCGCCCTTAACTCGCATATGATCCTGGTCATGCCGACCATTGCAATGGGCAGGGAAGATACTGACTACGCGGTTTCCTTCGCCGCGCCGGCAGACGCCGAAGGTATATTTTACATCTATGGCCGTCAGTCGTGCGATACCCGCAAACTCGAAGGCGGCGACATTGACGTGGGGAATAAGCAGTTCGGCGGCCATGAAACGCTGATGGTATTTGACAATGTTTTCATTCCCTGGGATCATGTTTTCATGTGCGGCGAAACTGAATTCAGCGGCATGCTGGTCGAACGCTTCGCCGGCTATCACCGGCAAAGCTACGGCGGCTGCAAGGTCGGGGTCGGCGATGTGCTGATCGGCGCCACGGCGCTGGCCGCAGACTATAATGGAGCCGCTAAGGCGACGCATATAAAGGATAAACTCATCGAAATGACACATTTGAACGAAACACTCTATGCCTGCGGTATCGCCTGTTCGGCTGAAGGCTGTAAAACCGCTTCCGGCACATACCTGATCGACCTGCTGCTGGCTAATGTCTGCAAACAAAACGTTACCCGCTTTCCCTATGAAATCGCCCGCCTGGCAGAAGATATCGCCGGCGGCCTGATGGTCACCATGCCTTCCGAACATGATTTGCGTCACCCTGAAATTGGTAAAGTGGTCGAAAAGTACTTTAAGGGTGTAGCGAATATTCCAACCGAACAACGGCTGCGGATTTTGCGGCTAATTGAAAACATTACCCTGGGGACCGCTGCGGTAGGCTACCGGACAGAGTCCATGCACGGCGCGGGCTCGCCGCAGGCACAGCGGGTCATGATCGCGCGGCAGGGAAATCTGGAGAAGAAAAAAGAGCTGGCTAAGGCAATTGCCGGCATCAGCCCAGAGTAG
- a CDS encoding DUF885 family protein: MQYNECVDQFHEYFTQDPNACVALGVAKRLNDLPDPSVAAEQKRVEEGKRLLEQLQQCSREGLDFDQSLDLELAIQAVEYELFGLTYQFNGKTESAQMPDAGDDISDGIFLLFANDPRPAVERLDNITARLEKVPHHLDAVLARLDTPVKRWVDMDLEKTAELPEFLHTLREWAVGEAYSDIARLDTAIEAAEQALDQYRAHLKALPMTDQFAIGQEQAQQLVKLRGIDVPFADLKAMARDFLSVNAAEVEELRQKLLRKYSLPVGWTAEQLQSFLNERYRVDPKDAAYNGILKRYQTERESILTFIREQDLFPLPSDQDMKIIRTPGFMTPSIPAGAMMSPPPFRAGVKQSMVYLTLSEELLDEHTELSIPVMLIHEGIPGHHLQMASAACHASVIRRHMDAMDQAEGWTTMLEDYMLDLGYMGELTDEARFIGKRDIARLGARVAIDLYFMTGDVFYLDVGVPLGKLGTDPFPNAAALLSPVTGFTPSRLQGELNWYSQSRGYPLSYLTGNRLVWKLKQDVATAQQGKLEGLALDRAFHRAYLEAGGMPLTFLRKVFVHQGLL, translated from the coding sequence TTGCAATATAACGAATGCGTAGACCAGTTTCATGAATATTTTACCCAAGACCCTAACGCCTGTGTTGCGCTAGGAGTGGCTAAGCGGCTCAATGATTTGCCAGACCCCTCGGTGGCGGCAGAACAGAAGCGTGTAGAAGAAGGCAAGCGATTGCTTGAACAGTTACAGCAGTGCTCACGTGAAGGGCTGGATTTTGATCAGTCGCTTGATCTTGAATTGGCGATCCAGGCTGTGGAATACGAGCTTTTTGGTCTTACCTATCAGTTCAACGGCAAGACTGAGTCGGCGCAAATGCCTGATGCTGGTGATGACATCAGTGACGGCATCTTCTTACTATTCGCCAACGATCCTCGTCCGGCGGTTGAGCGGCTTGATAATATCACAGCTCGACTGGAAAAAGTACCGCATCATCTTGATGCTGTATTGGCTAGGCTGGATACGCCTGTCAAACGTTGGGTTGATATGGATCTCGAAAAAACGGCTGAACTGCCGGAATTTCTCCATACGCTGCGCGAGTGGGCTGTGGGCGAGGCGTACTCGGATATAGCTCGCCTTGACACGGCTATCGAGGCGGCGGAGCAAGCGCTAGACCAGTATCGCGCACATCTGAAAGCCTTGCCAATGACTGACCAATTTGCTATTGGGCAGGAGCAAGCCCAGCAGTTAGTCAAGCTGCGTGGCATCGACGTTCCGTTTGCTGACCTAAAGGCAATGGCAAGAGACTTTCTCTCCGTCAATGCTGCCGAGGTCGAGGAATTGCGACAAAAGCTATTACGGAAATACAGTCTGCCTGTAGGCTGGACTGCTGAACAACTGCAAAGTTTTCTGAATGAGCGTTACCGGGTTGATCCCAAAGATGCTGCCTATAACGGTATTCTTAAACGATATCAGACAGAACGGGAATCGATCTTGACGTTTATCCGTGAGCAGGATCTCTTCCCCTTGCCGTCTGATCAGGATATGAAGATTATTCGTACCCCTGGTTTCATGACACCTTCGATCCCCGCGGGGGCAATGATGTCACCGCCGCCGTTCCGGGCCGGGGTCAAGCAGAGTATGGTTTATCTGACTCTCAGTGAAGAGTTGCTCGATGAACACACTGAGCTGTCGATTCCGGTCATGCTGATCCACGAAGGCATACCTGGCCATCACTTGCAAATGGCTAGCGCCGCCTGCCACGCTTCAGTCATCAGGCGGCACATGGACGCGATGGATCAAGCGGAAGGCTGGACGACCATGCTTGAAGACTATATGCTTGACCTCGGCTATATGGGTGAGCTGACTGATGAGGCTCGCTTTATCGGCAAACGCGACATTGCCCGACTGGGAGCGCGGGTGGCGATTGATTTGTACTTTATGACTGGCGATGTTTTCTATCTCGATGTTGGTGTGCCACTTGGCAAACTCGGGACCGATCCCTTCCCCAACGCCGCTGCTCTGCTTAGCCCAGTGACCGGCTTTACACCATCACGGCTGCAAGGAGAATTGAACTGGTATTCCCAGTCGCGGGGTTATCCGCTGTCTTATCTAACCGGTAATCGCTTAGTCTGGAAATTGAAGCAGGATGTAGCAACAGCGCAACAGGGCAAGCTGGAGGGCTTGGCCTTAGACCGGGCCTTTCACCGAGCCTATCTGGAAGCAGGCGGCATGCCGCTGACGTTTTTGCGCAAGGTGTTTGTACACCAGGGATTGCTATAA
- a CDS encoding IclR family transcriptional regulator yields the protein MHTFDSSQEKEIQQIAGDKSQKDQPLFVKSVARALAIINYVVKSPKPPTFTMIQEILNVPKSSLSYLLQELVQQQYLQFDSEIKVYYPGLQLIRIGATCINNSNFSDELWRGIKQLSEELGETTHAVMLEDRFVIFIAKNRGAKEVSAVSNIGFKLAAHATAGGKMLLSSLDETELDRRLATVELEKYTDFTITSYAELKSELTEVRKNGYATDNQANVPGGFCVAAPVYDKTEKMIAAISISVLAGKITNEYLQVLIQKVKAAAQNISTRLGKV from the coding sequence TTGCATACATTTGACAGCAGTCAGGAAAAAGAAATACAACAAATTGCCGGCGACAAGTCGCAAAAGGATCAGCCCCTGTTTGTTAAATCAGTTGCCCGGGCACTTGCGATAATTAATTATGTGGTCAAGTCTCCTAAACCTCCTACGTTTACAATGATTCAGGAAATTTTAAACGTACCCAAAAGTTCGTTATCCTATCTATTGCAGGAACTGGTTCAACAACAGTATTTGCAGTTTGACAGTGAAATCAAAGTTTATTATCCGGGTTTGCAACTAATTAGAATTGGCGCGACTTGTATTAATAACAGCAATTTCTCTGATGAACTTTGGCGCGGAATTAAACAACTCAGTGAGGAATTGGGAGAGACCACGCACGCGGTCATGCTGGAGGACCGGTTTGTTATTTTTATTGCCAAAAACCGGGGAGCAAAAGAAGTTAGTGCAGTTTCCAATATAGGCTTTAAATTGGCTGCTCATGCGACGGCGGGTGGAAAGATGCTGCTTTCTTCCTTAGACGAGACCGAACTGGATAGACGTCTGGCAACAGTCGAACTGGAGAAATACACTGATTTTACGATTACTTCTTATGCTGAGTTAAAAAGCGAACTAACTGAAGTTAGAAAAAACGGCTATGCTACTGACAATCAGGCTAATGTTCCCGGTGGATTTTGCGTAGCCGCGCCGGTTTACGATAAAACGGAAAAAATGATTGCAGCGATTAGTATCAGTGTATTGGCAGGGAAAATAACTAACGAATACTTGCAGGTATTGATTCAAAAGGTTAAAGCTGCTGCTCAGAACATTTCTACAAGATTGGGGAAAGTGTAG